TTTGATTCAGGACCGCAGCATTGAGATTTAACATAGAATTTACAAGGCTTTTACAAATATATCATTGAATATGTCAGTGACATTCATTAAGTTTAAATTAGATCCCTTGCGGATTACGAGTCGACTCAACGATTAGAGGGATAATTTGATGAAAGAAGTACGTTTGATTAAACAGAATCAATTATATCACCGGGTGGCGGATCAGGTAATCGAGATTATTCAGAGCCGTAGGCTGCGGCCGCATGATCCTGTTCCATCCGAAGGAGAGCTTGCCAAGCTGTTCGGCGTGAGTCGAATGACGAGCAAGCTGGCGCTTCAAAAGCTGGCAGAGCAGGGACTGGTGTACCGCCTGCCCCGAAGAGGGACCTTTCTTGCCCAGCCGCTAGAAGGATTGATGGCCGAGGGAGGAACTTCTCCCCAGGTCACCGAGGCGGCGCCGAGTGTGGACAGGCCGTTCGGACAGATCGCACTCATTATGCCCCATCTATCTGATTACACTTCCAGAATCATCGCCGCCGCCGAGGCTGAAGTGCGAAAGCACGGGTGCGACCTCATTTTAAAAATGACGAAGGACTGCGACGATGAAGATCTTTGTCTGGAAAGGCTGGCCGAAGGAGGGATCACCGGTATCATTCTGTTTCCTCAGGGGCGGAAGACCTGCAGCGATCAGGTGCTGCGACTAAAGTTGCGCAAACTGCCGCTGGTGATCATCGATCGTATTTTCCATGAAGTGGAGATCGATTGCGTGTATCACGACCACTATATGGGCTCTTATCAAATGACGAAGTATTTGATCGAGAAGGGGCACCGGGAAGTCGGATACACTTCGAATCCGATCGACAATATCACAAGCCGGAAGGAACGGTATCAAGGCTATATCCAAGCGCTGCTCGACCATAAAATTCCGGTGAAGATCCAGAACATTCATTTTCGAAGCGTCGCTTGCGATACCAGCCGCATTAATGAGTGCGATCCGGAACAGGAGCGGTTTATTCAGGACAACCCCCGGATGACGGCCATCATGTGCGGGGATGACCATGTCGCCATCTCGACCATTCACACCGCACT
Above is a window of Paenibacillus sp. FSL K6-1330 DNA encoding:
- a CDS encoding GntR family transcriptional regulator, translated to MKEVRLIKQNQLYHRVADQVIEIIQSRRLRPHDPVPSEGELAKLFGVSRMTSKLALQKLAEQGLVYRLPRRGTFLAQPLEGLMAEGGTSPQVTEAAPSVDRPFGQIALIMPHLSDYTSRIIAAAEAEVRKHGCDLILKMTKDCDDEDLCLERLAEGGITGIILFPQGRKTCSDQVLRLKLRKLPLVIIDRIFHEVEIDCVYHDHYMGSYQMTKYLIEKGHREVGYTSNPIDNITSRKERYQGYIQALLDHKIPVKIQNIHFRSVACDTSRINECDPEQERFIQDNPRMTAIMCGDDHVAISTIHTALQMGIPVPEKLSIVGFSDIQLAAYIPTPLTTVRQDTEKLARSAVDLLMKRVGNSNENPITIKIQTSIVERQSVQSRT